AATCTCGAAGAAACAACAGGTAAGATTAAAACTCGCATTTTCAATTCCGCTATTATTAAAAAGATTTCAACCACCATTGGTCGTTCCTCACTGCTGGGTACCTTTATTGGCATCCTTCCAGGGGTAGGAGCTACCACAGCCTCCATGCTCAGTTACAGCGAAGCTGTCCGTTGGTCCAAACATCCTCAAAAATTTGGTACGGGGGTTCCGGAGGGAATCGCCGCTCCCGAATCAGCCAACAATTCTGCTGCCATGGGAGCTCTTGTGCCATTGTTAGCCTTAGGAATACCAGGCAGTGCTACAACAGCCGTCATATTAGGAGCTTTCATCTTGCACGGTCTTCAGCCTGGTCCCAATTTATTGATTAAAGAAAGCAGTTTAGTTTATGCCATTTTTGTAGGTTTATTACTTGTCAACATTATGATTATTGTCTTTTCTAAACCTTTTATCGCCTTATTTACAAAGATTATGCGAATTCCTTACACTGTATTAGGACCGATTATTATCATCCTGTGTATGATTGGAACTTATGCAGTACGCAACTCCCTGTTTGATGTATGGGTCATGTTACTGTTCGGGATCATCGGGTTCTTGCTGGAAAAATATCGTTTTCCGATTGCCACTGTTATCTTGGGCGTAGTATTAGGCCCGATCGCCGAGTCAGAATTTCGCCGGGGGTTACAAATGGCCGGGGGGGATTATTCTGTCTTTTTCACTCGTCCAATCAGTGCTACATTGCTAATCATCGCCATTTTAGTGATCGCACTGCCAATTTTCAAATCGTTGTTCAAATCACGAACGAATCAAACCGGGCAGATCTCTTCCTAAATGATCAGATTCCACATGCCATTTAATTGAAATCCCAATATCCGTCCAAAATCAAGTCGTATCTGTCCTATTAAAAAATACCTCACGAATGACGTGAGGTTAATTTTTTTCTATGATTGCTTTAAGCACATCAGGTAAAATTCGCATTGCTTCTTGTAGCATTGTTTCCTCTGCGGCTGTGGACAGAGGATGATTGATCTCTACTAGTGGCAGATGGCTATAACCATGTACTCGAGCCATATTCTGACACTGAATCGAAAATGCTTCGGTGCAAATCACCACAGCTGGAACCTTATGTTCTTCTGCATAAATCCCATCAAGCAAACTGCTTGAGCTGCATGACCCTCAGTCCCCTACACCTGAAATGACAGCATCACATTGTTGTACTTTTTCAAGTTCTTCAGCATTAATCGGCAGTGAGTGGTTCTTTTTATTTATCCATATGACATCCTTAATGTTCTGACGCTTCTTCATCTGCTCTGCTAGATAATGGAGGAATACAGGTGCATTTGTTTTATTATTATTAATGACACCCAACACTTTTCCATCCAATGTCTTCAGTCGTTCTGCAAGCGGTTTGGCTGTTGCTAGAGGTTTTTCCGTTGGATTTAATACGATAATGGACAACTTTATCTCCCCCCTCTCATTGCTCAGACTCCGTCCATACTACCGCTGATCCTAACAACACTATTGGAAAACCTACAGTTTTCCGTCTAGCACCCCTGTCAAACAAACCCTGAGTGAGTAATAAGTTTAGTCACCGGCTGGCTTTGATTCAGGCTTCCCCAGCCAGGGATAAAGGCTGAAAACGGGCCTCCCTTTCCTCCCCCAGCGATGAGATAAAGAGCTTCCGGGGACGGAACAGCACGAACCCACTCCCCATCAATTCCTGCCAGATAATCAGAACTAAAGCCAAAATCCAACAGATCAGTTTTGGGTCTTTTAGCGTGTTCAAATAAATAATCTTTGACTTCCTGTTTTGACCATTTTTCCTGTACAAGCAGCTGCCAATGTTCGTCGCCGATGACCACTACACATGGGGTGTTGCGTTGAATATTAAACGTCCCCGCTGATACCATTCGATCAGCGATCGTCCTTAATAGGACTTCTGGGGTTTTGGCCGCCGGTTGGTAAATCTGATTTGGCCCTTCCGTTGCTATGACAGTGACAGTACTTTCTTCTTTCCTGAAACCTTGTTCAACATTGAGTGTTTCCCACTCCTCTTGTTCACGCTCAGCTAGACAGAAACCAATCTTTCCGGGGTGCCCGAGAGTCGTTTGATCAAACTCTTTAGTTCCCCCAGCATTAATTAGGGCCAATTGCACAGCACGGCCAATCACGAGATTTGTCCGATGTCCCGGACCAAGCAGATTATGCCCTGTATTGAAGCCCAGTTGAGACACGATCGGGCCACTTACGATAAGCAAAAGAGAAGCCCCTCCGGTGCTCGCAGTGGGACCATGTACTCCAAAACGTGGATCTAAGACAGCTTCAAGTCCAGCAATCACAACAGGGAAGTGAGCCGGTAAACACCCCGCCATCACTGCATTAATAGCGGCTTTTTCCGCAGTTATTTGTAAGTTACGTTCCGGGATTGATCCGATCACTTCTTGACCCGTTAGCGAGAGGGACGAGAGCATTTCCTCCACCTTATGAGGCGTTGGCGGTACTATGGGCAACCCATCTGTCCAGCCCTTTTCAAAAAAAAGCTCCATCCCCTCAAACAGATCACCAACCTTAATCTGCTCTGATCTCCATCTGTTCAATGTTGGCCTCTCCTATCCTTAAATTGAGGGGAACGTTTCTCAACAAAGGCACGAATCCCTTCCGGAAAATCATAAGGATCCACAAACACCTGGCGCGGATCTCCCCAGGGAACATTGATTCCCGGAATACTTGAAGCCACTGATCTCTTAACGGCATAAACGGAGGCCGGTGACTGAGAACTAATCTTTTTACCCAGTTCGAAAGCAAAGCGATCCAGACGTTCAGTTTCCACTAGATAGTTGATCAAACCAAGCTGATAACATTCTTCCGCGTTGAACAAGCGCCCAGTATACACCAGATCTTTGGCACGGCTTGGACCGATTAAATCCACAATCCGTTTGACAAATTTATCGTTTAACGTAATGCCTAGGCGTCCCACCGGAATTCCCATCTGAGTGTTGTTCGAGCCAATGCGGAGATCACAAGCAAGGGCGAACACAAATCCGGCCCCCATCGCTGGGCCATTAACCACCCCGATCGTCGGCAGAGGCAATCTTTCAAAGGTGGAAATCGCCTTCTCCATTCGCACAAATGCTTCTTCTGCCTCTTCAAGCGTCATTTGTGAAAACTCCTTAATATCTGAACCAGCGGTAAAATGCGGTCCGTTCCCCCGGATGATCACCACTCTATTTTTTGGGTTATCCAGTATGCGTTTGCCTAAGTGAGTCAATTCATCCCACATCCGTGACGTTAGTGCATTGCGAAGGTGAGGGCGGTTTATGGTGATAATGGCTAAACCAGCTGACTCCTGAAGTGTAATTTTTGATTGGGGCTCCACCCGTTTTATTGACACTTGCATATGTTGACCCTCCTTTTCCAGTTAAATTGTCGACTTTTTATAATATTTCACTATTTATTATAAAGCATATTCATTATATTTTTCAAACAAATAGGAGATAATTAAATGCTATTTTCTTTATTTCTTGTCGACAAGCTCCATACCGATAAGCGTTTTATGCACTAACAGCCCTAATGACAAAAACAGTAAATTGGCGATGTTTAAATTCAGGTCAATTGCATGTACCTTTCTGAAAATATTGACAAGTAATCGCCATACGTTTAACCAATATAATCCTCTCCCTTCATCCATTCTACATATTTACTTATTTGGATTAGTTCCGTATCGTTTCCTGGTGCCGCAGCGAGCATGACGGCCAACGGAAGTCCATTAGAGTCCAATGCCGCCGGAATAACTGAAAGAGGACC
The Caldalkalibacillus uzonensis genome window above contains:
- a CDS encoding tripartite tricarboxylate transporter permease, which codes for MWENLLGGFLSVIEPIHLLVLLSAVFIGFLGGALPGISGTMLVIILLPVTYGMDTISAFLMLTAIYAATVFSGMISAIMFRTPGTPEAVATVFDGYPMAKKGKAGEALGIAIFSSAAGGMIGTLILIFLTPVLSRFALSFSSPEYFALAILGLTVVASLSGGDIIKGFIGVCFGLFIATIGMDTLSGTPRFHFGTSNLMTGVELLSVLIGLFAISEILRRTREDQNLEETTGKIKTRIFNSAIIKKISTTIGRSSLLGTFIGILPGVGATTASMLSYSEAVRWSKHPQKFGTGVPEGIAAPESANNSAAMGALVPLLALGIPGSATTAVILGAFILHGLQPGPNLLIKESSLVYAIFVGLLLVNIMIIVFSKPFIALFTKIMRIPYTVLGPIIIILCMIGTYAVRNSLFDVWVMLLFGIIGFLLEKYRFPIATVILGVVLGPIAESEFRRGLQMAGGDYSVFFTRPISATLLIIAILVIALPIFKSLFKSRTNQTGQISS
- a CDS encoding UGSC family (seleno)protein, which codes for MSIIVLNPTEKPLATAKPLAERLKTLDGKVLGVINNNKTNAPVFLHYLAEQMKKRQNIKDVIWINKKNHSLPINAEELEKVQQCDAVISGVGDUGSCSSSSLLDGIYAEEHKVPAVVICTEAFSIQCQNMARVHGYSHLPLVEINHPLSTAAEETMLQEAMRILPDVLKAIIEKN
- a CDS encoding enoyl-CoA hydratase/isomerase family protein — protein: MQVSIKRVEPQSKITLQESAGLAIITINRPHLRNALTSRMWDELTHLGKRILDNPKNRVVIIRGNGPHFTAGSDIKEFSQMTLEEAEEAFVRMEKAISTFERLPLPTIGVVNGPAMGAGFVFALACDLRIGSNNTQMGIPVGRLGITLNDKFVKRIVDLIGPSRAKDLVYTGRLFNAEECYQLGLINYLVETERLDRFAFELGKKISSQSPASVYAVKRSVASSIPGINVPWGDPRQVFVDPYDFPEGIRAFVEKRSPQFKDRRGQH